In the genome of Streptomyces collinus, one region contains:
- a CDS encoding NADAR family protein, with the protein MEKITGAVGSQEALIRAVRAGARVGYLHFWGHRPRPDGRIGASCLSQWWPAPFTVDGVAYATAEHWMMAAKARLFEDAAAERAALAAGHPAEAKKAGRLVRGFDEAVWARERFRIVVEGSVHKFGAHPELLAYLLGTGDRVLVEASPVDRVWGIGLAANDEAAMDPERWRGPNLLGFALMEARERLGTARA; encoded by the coding sequence ATGGAGAAGATCACGGGGGCGGTCGGCTCGCAGGAGGCCCTGATCAGGGCGGTCCGCGCGGGGGCCAGGGTCGGATATCTGCATTTCTGGGGGCACCGGCCGCGGCCGGACGGCCGGATCGGGGCGAGCTGCCTGAGCCAGTGGTGGCCGGCGCCGTTCACCGTTGACGGCGTGGCGTACGCGACGGCCGAGCACTGGATGATGGCGGCCAAGGCCCGGCTCTTCGAGGACGCCGCGGCGGAGCGTGCCGCGCTGGCCGCGGGGCATCCGGCCGAGGCGAAGAAGGCCGGGCGGCTGGTGCGCGGGTTCGACGAGGCGGTGTGGGCGCGGGAGCGGTTCCGGATCGTCGTCGAGGGCAGCGTCCACAAGTTCGGCGCGCATCCCGAGCTGCTGGCGTACCTCCTGGGCACGGGCGACCGGGTGCTGGTCGAGGCCAGCCCCGTGGACCGGGTGTGGGGCATCGGGCTGGCCGCGAACGACGAGGCGGCGATGGATCCGGAGCGATGGCGGGGGCCGAATCTGCTGGGCTTCGCGCTGATGGAGGCGCGGGAGCGGCTGGGGACGGCGAGAGCATGA
- a CDS encoding gamma-aminobutyraldehyde dehydrogenase, whose protein sequence is MHNPGTATPDRFPAEERFAQGAQYIAGRLTSGTSGRTHAVVDPASGEEVLTYELAGTADVDRAVAAAREAFPGWAGATPGERSDTLHRFAAVLADRAEDFARAESLQCGKPLKLTREFDVPGTIDNAAFFAGAARHLQGQSAGEYSGDHTSYVRREPIGVVGSIAPWNYPLQMAAWKILPAIAAGNTIVLKPAELTPLTSLLFARAATDAGIPDGVINIVTGTGREAGEHLVGHPDVAMTSFTGSTAVGKRVAEVATATVKRLHLELGGKAPFVVFDDADLEAAAHGAVAGSLINTGQDCTAATRAYVQRPLYEAFVERTAALMETVRLGDPFAAGTDLGPLISHVQRDRVAGFVDRARSYARVVTGGEAPEGELAKGAYYRPTLIADAAQDSEVVQSEIFGPVLVVLPFDTDDEGLALANDTPYGLAASAWSRDVYRANRATREIKAGCVWINDHIPIISEMPHGGYKSSGYGKDMSAYSFEEYTQIKHVMFDNTAVAAKDWHRTVFGDR, encoded by the coding sequence ATGCACAACCCGGGCACTGCCACCCCGGACCGATTCCCGGCGGAGGAGCGCTTCGCGCAGGGCGCGCAGTACATCGCGGGGCGCCTGACCAGCGGCACCTCCGGCCGTACGCACGCCGTCGTCGACCCGGCGTCCGGCGAGGAGGTCCTCACCTACGAGCTGGCGGGCACGGCCGACGTCGACCGGGCCGTCGCCGCCGCCCGCGAGGCCTTCCCCGGCTGGGCGGGAGCCACCCCCGGCGAGCGGTCCGACACCCTGCACCGGTTCGCCGCGGTCCTCGCCGACCGCGCCGAGGACTTCGCCCGCGCCGAGTCGCTCCAGTGCGGCAAGCCGCTGAAGCTGACCCGCGAGTTCGACGTCCCCGGGACGATCGACAACGCCGCCTTCTTCGCCGGTGCCGCACGGCATCTCCAGGGGCAGTCGGCCGGCGAGTACTCCGGCGACCACACCTCGTACGTCCGGCGCGAGCCCATCGGCGTCGTCGGGTCGATCGCGCCCTGGAACTACCCCCTCCAGATGGCCGCCTGGAAGATCCTCCCGGCGATCGCCGCGGGCAACACCATCGTCCTGAAGCCCGCCGAGCTCACCCCGCTGACCTCGCTGCTCTTCGCCCGGGCGGCCACCGACGCCGGGATCCCGGACGGCGTGATCAACATCGTCACCGGCACCGGCAGGGAGGCCGGAGAGCACCTCGTCGGCCACCCCGACGTGGCCATGACCTCCTTCACCGGCTCCACCGCCGTCGGCAAGCGCGTCGCCGAGGTCGCCACCGCCACCGTCAAGCGCCTCCACCTGGAGCTCGGCGGCAAGGCGCCCTTCGTGGTCTTCGACGACGCCGACTTGGAGGCCGCCGCCCACGGCGCGGTCGCGGGCTCCCTGATCAACACCGGGCAGGACTGCACGGCCGCCACGCGCGCGTACGTGCAGCGGCCGCTGTACGAGGCCTTCGTGGAGCGGACCGCCGCGCTCATGGAGACGGTCCGGCTGGGCGACCCCTTCGCCGCCGGCACCGACCTCGGCCCGCTGATCTCCCACGTGCAGCGGGACCGGGTCGCCGGGTTCGTGGACCGGGCGCGGTCCTACGCGCGCGTGGTGACCGGCGGCGAGGCACCCGAGGGGGAGCTGGCCAAGGGCGCCTACTACCGGCCCACCCTGATCGCCGACGCGGCCCAGGACAGCGAGGTCGTCCAGTCGGAGATCTTCGGACCGGTCCTGGTCGTGCTGCCGTTCGACACCGACGACGAGGGCCTCGCGCTCGCCAACGACACTCCGTACGGCCTGGCCGCCTCCGCCTGGAGCCGGGACGTGTACCGGGCGAACCGGGCCACGCGCGAGATCAAGGCCGGCTGCGTCTGGATCAACGACCACATCCCGATCATCAGCGAGATGCCGCACGGCGGCTACAAGTCCTCCGGCTACGGCAAGGACATGTCCGCGTACTCGTTCGAGGAGTACACCCAGATCAAGCACGTCATGTTCGACAACACCGCGGTGGCCGCCAAGGACTGGCACCGCACCGTGTTCGGGGATCGATAG
- a CDS encoding polyamine ABC transporter substrate-binding protein, translating into MEQYEPDRLSPAQVAAVRRSFKNGRASLTRRSLLRASAGGALAAGGLGTLSACGIPAAGQAKGGVSAEDHSAKEKTVNFSNWTEYMDVDDSGKHHPTLDQFAKRTGIKVKYTEDINDNNEFFGKIKPQLAAGQDTGRDLIVLTDWLAARLIRLGWVQKLDPSNLPHAYANLSAQFRSPDWDPGRAYSYVWQGISTVIAYNKKALDGVEVKSISDLLDNPKLKGRVGFLSEMRDSIGMTLLDMGKDPADFTADDYDAAIARLQKAVDKGQIRRFTGNDYTSDLTSGDFAACVAWAGDVVQLKADSPDIDFLIPDSGYVTSTDNLLIPNKARHKTNAERLIDFYYEPKAAAELAAYINYVCPVDGVKAELEKTDKDAANNPLIIPDKAMAAKSHAFRSLSSKEETEFEAKFAKLTGA; encoded by the coding sequence ATGGAGCAGTACGAGCCCGACCGCCTGTCCCCGGCCCAAGTGGCCGCCGTGCGGCGCAGTTTCAAGAACGGCAGGGCCTCCCTCACCCGGCGGTCCCTGCTGCGCGCCTCGGCGGGCGGGGCGCTAGCGGCCGGCGGACTCGGCACGCTGAGCGCCTGCGGCATCCCCGCCGCGGGCCAGGCGAAGGGCGGCGTCTCGGCAGAGGACCACTCGGCCAAGGAGAAGACGGTGAACTTCTCCAACTGGACCGAGTACATGGACGTCGACGACAGCGGCAAGCACCACCCCACGCTGGACCAGTTCGCCAAGCGCACCGGCATCAAGGTCAAGTACACCGAGGACATCAACGACAACAACGAGTTCTTCGGCAAGATCAAGCCGCAGCTCGCCGCGGGCCAGGACACCGGCCGCGACCTGATCGTCCTCACCGACTGGCTGGCCGCCCGCCTCATCCGCCTCGGCTGGGTGCAGAAGCTCGACCCGAGCAACCTGCCGCACGCCTACGCCAACCTGTCGGCCCAGTTCCGCAGCCCCGACTGGGACCCGGGCCGCGCCTACTCGTACGTCTGGCAGGGCATCTCGACCGTCATCGCGTACAACAAGAAGGCCCTCGACGGCGTCGAGGTGAAGTCGATATCCGACCTGCTGGACAACCCCAAGCTCAAGGGCCGGGTCGGGTTCCTCTCGGAGATGCGCGACAGCATCGGCATGACGCTGCTCGACATGGGCAAGGACCCGGCCGACTTCACCGCCGACGACTATGACGCGGCCATCGCCCGCCTCCAGAAGGCCGTCGACAAGGGCCAGATCCGCCGCTTCACCGGCAACGACTACACCTCGGACCTGACCAGCGGCGATTTCGCCGCCTGCGTCGCCTGGGCCGGTGACGTCGTCCAGCTCAAGGCGGACAGCCCCGACATCGACTTCCTCATCCCGGACAGCGGCTACGTGACGTCGACCGACAACCTGCTGATCCCCAACAAGGCCCGGCACAAGACCAACGCCGAGCGGCTCATCGACTTCTACTACGAGCCGAAGGCCGCCGCCGAACTCGCCGCGTACATCAACTACGTGTGTCCCGTCGACGGCGTGAAGGCCGAGCTGGAGAAGACCGACAAGGACGCGGCGAACAACCCGCTGATCATTCCCGACAAGGCCATGGCCGCCAAGTCGCACGCCTTCCGCTCGCTGAGCTCGAAGGAAGAGACCGAGTTCGAAGCGAAGTTCGCGAAGCTGACGGGGGCGTGA
- a CDS encoding ABC transporter ATP-binding protein, which yields MTNKTDPSGDVRLTGIAKTYGAFTAVHPLDLTVPQGSFFALLGASGCGKTTTLRMIAGLEEPSAGTVFLGDQDVTALPPYKRPVNTVFQSYALFPHLDIFENVAFGLRRRGLKSVKKQVEEMLELVQLGEQARKKPHQLSGGQQQRVAVARALINHPKVLLLDEPLGALDLKLRRQMQLELKRIQTEVGITFIHVTHDQEEAMTMADTVAVMNAGRVEQLGAPTDLYENPRTTFVANFLGTSNFIEAEVDSRSGEEIVLKAGGGKLVLPEARCSAPTATGGKVLVGVRPEKISLSHADDAGEIPEGRNRITGRIADSSFIGVSTQYVVDSPVCSDFEVYAQNIDRDPRLVPGTEVVLHWNPAHTFGLDAAQDADAGVEEAV from the coding sequence ATGACGAACAAGACGGACCCCAGCGGCGACGTCCGCCTCACGGGCATAGCCAAGACCTACGGCGCCTTCACCGCCGTCCACCCGCTCGACCTGACCGTGCCGCAGGGCTCCTTCTTCGCCCTGCTCGGCGCATCCGGCTGCGGCAAGACCACCACCCTGCGCATGATCGCCGGGCTGGAGGAACCTTCCGCCGGCACCGTCTTCCTCGGCGACCAGGACGTGACCGCCCTCCCGCCGTACAAGCGGCCGGTGAACACGGTCTTCCAGTCCTACGCCCTCTTCCCGCACCTCGACATCTTCGAGAACGTCGCCTTCGGCCTGCGCCGGCGCGGTCTGAAGTCGGTGAAGAAGCAGGTCGAGGAGATGCTGGAGCTCGTCCAGCTCGGCGAGCAGGCCCGCAAGAAGCCGCACCAGCTCTCCGGCGGCCAGCAGCAGCGCGTCGCCGTCGCCCGCGCGCTGATCAACCACCCCAAGGTGCTCCTGCTCGACGAGCCGCTCGGTGCCCTCGACCTCAAGCTGCGCCGCCAGATGCAGCTGGAGCTCAAGCGCATCCAGACCGAGGTCGGCATCACCTTCATCCACGTCACGCACGACCAGGAGGAGGCCATGACGATGGCCGACACGGTCGCCGTGATGAACGCGGGCCGTGTCGAGCAACTGGGCGCGCCCACCGACCTCTACGAGAACCCGCGCACCACGTTCGTCGCGAACTTCCTCGGCACCTCCAACTTCATCGAGGCCGAGGTCGACTCCCGGAGCGGCGAGGAGATCGTGCTGAAGGCGGGCGGCGGCAAGCTCGTCCTGCCCGAGGCGCGCTGCTCCGCGCCCACCGCGACCGGCGGCAAGGTGCTGGTCGGCGTCCGCCCGGAGAAGATCTCCCTCAGCCACGCGGACGACGCCGGCGAGATCCCCGAGGGCCGCAACCGCATCACGGGCCGCATCGCCGACTCCAGCTTCATCGGTGTCTCCACGCAGTACGTCGTCGACAGCCCGGTCTGCTCCGACTTCGAGGTCTACGCCCAGAACATCGACCGCGACCCGCGCCTCGTGCCCGGCACCGAGGTCGTCCTGCACTGGAACCCGGCCCACACCTTCGGTCTGGACGCCGCCCAGGACGCCGACGCCGGAGTGGAAGAGGCGGTCTGA
- a CDS encoding ABC transporter permease, translated as MSTLTEAPPPLAPEAPEPRPPKRRGRFTPYWLLLPGILWLLVFFALPMIYQASTSVQTGSLEEGYKVTWHFATYWDALSAYWPQFVRSVLYAGTATILCLLLGYPLAYLIAFRAGRWRNLIMILVIAPFFTSFLIRTLAWKTILADGGPVVGALNTLHVLDVTTWLGWTAGDRVLATPLAVVCGLTYNFLPFMILPLYTSLERIDGRLHEAAGDLYARPSTTFRKVTFPLSMPGVVSGTLLTFIPAAGDYVNADLLGSTDTRMVGNVIQTQFLRVLDYPTAAALSFILMAAILLMVTLYIRRSGTEDLV; from the coding sequence ATGAGCACACTCACCGAGGCGCCACCGCCGCTCGCGCCCGAAGCGCCCGAACCGAGGCCGCCGAAGCGCAGAGGCCGCTTCACGCCGTACTGGCTGCTGCTCCCCGGCATCCTCTGGCTGCTGGTGTTCTTCGCGCTGCCGATGATCTACCAGGCCTCCACGTCCGTGCAGACGGGCTCCCTGGAGGAGGGCTACAAGGTCACCTGGCACTTCGCCACCTACTGGGACGCGCTGTCCGCGTACTGGCCGCAGTTCGTCCGCTCGGTGCTCTACGCGGGCACGGCGACGATCCTGTGTCTGCTGCTCGGCTACCCGCTCGCGTACCTGATCGCCTTCCGTGCGGGCCGCTGGCGGAACCTGATCATGATCCTGGTGATCGCGCCGTTCTTCACCAGCTTCCTGATCCGCACCCTCGCCTGGAAGACGATCCTCGCGGACGGCGGCCCCGTCGTCGGCGCGCTGAACACGCTGCACGTCCTGGACGTCACCACCTGGCTCGGCTGGACCGCCGGCGACCGCGTCCTCGCCACGCCGCTCGCGGTGGTGTGCGGTCTGACGTACAACTTCCTGCCGTTCATGATCCTGCCGCTCTACACCTCGCTGGAGCGCATCGACGGACGGCTCCACGAAGCCGCCGGGGATCTGTACGCACGCCCCTCGACGACCTTCCGCAAGGTCACCTTCCCGCTGTCGATGCCGGGTGTCGTCTCCGGCACGCTGCTCACCTTCATTCCGGCGGCCGGTGACTACGTGAACGCCGATCTGCTCGGCTCCACCGACACCCGCATGGTCGGAAACGTCATCCAGACACAGTTCCTGAGAGTCCTCGACTATCCGACGGCCGCGGCGCTCTCCTTCATTCTCATGGCGGCCATCCTGCTCATGGTCACCCTCTACATCCGCCGGTCCGGGACGGAGGATCTGGTCTAA
- a CDS encoding ABC transporter permease, protein MPFVNWLKRNLVVLAGLLTLGYLLLPNVVVTVFSFNKPKGRFNYEWQQFSLDAWKDPCGVSGLCGSLSLSLQIAVWATLGATLLGTLIAFALVRYRFRARGAVNSLIFLPMAMPEVVMAASLLTLFLNMGAQLGFWTILIAHIMFCLSFVVTAVKARVMSMDPKLEEAARDLYAGPFQTFVRVTLPIAAPGIAAGALLAFALSFDDFIITNFNAGSTVTFPMFVWGSAQRGTPVQINVIGTTMFVVAVLFVLVSMIAGNRRNRQKA, encoded by the coding sequence ATGCCCTTCGTCAACTGGCTCAAGAGAAATCTCGTCGTCCTCGCCGGACTTCTGACCCTCGGCTATCTGCTGCTGCCGAACGTCGTCGTGACGGTGTTCTCCTTCAACAAACCGAAGGGGCGCTTCAACTACGAATGGCAGCAGTTCTCCCTGGACGCCTGGAAGGATCCGTGCGGCGTCTCCGGACTGTGCGGATCGCTGTCCCTCAGCCTCCAGATCGCCGTGTGGGCGACGCTCGGCGCCACGCTCCTCGGCACCCTGATCGCCTTCGCCCTGGTCCGTTACCGGTTCCGCGCCCGCGGCGCCGTGAACTCGCTGATCTTCCTGCCGATGGCGATGCCCGAGGTCGTCATGGCCGCCTCGCTGCTCACCCTGTTCCTCAACATGGGCGCCCAGCTGGGTTTCTGGACGATTCTCATCGCCCACATCATGTTCTGCCTGAGTTTCGTCGTCACGGCCGTCAAGGCGCGTGTGATGTCGATGGACCCGAAACTGGAGGAGGCGGCACGGGACTTGTACGCGGGCCCGTTCCAGACCTTCGTCCGGGTCACGCTGCCCATCGCGGCTCCGGGAATCGCGGCGGGCGCACTGCTCGCTTTCGCGCTCTCCTTCGACGACTTCATCATCACGAATTTCAACGCCGGCTCGACCGTCACGTTCCCCATGTTCGTGTGGGGCTCGGCGCAGCGCGGAACGCCCGTTCAGATCAATGTCATCGGCACGACCATGTTCGTCGTCGCCGTACTGTTCGTCCTAGTTTCCATGATCGCCGGAAACCGTCGCAACAGGCAGAAGGCATAA
- a CDS encoding NAD(P)/FAD-dependent oxidoreductase, whose translation MAPSAMNQWIGSLSDAQPVPYWLDDPGRPRPEPALTTSETCDLLVVGGGYSGLWTALIAKERDPQRDVVLVEGREVGWAASGRNGGFCAASLTHGLPNGLARWPDEIHKLQELGDRNLDEIEAAVARHSIDCDFERTGEIDVATEPYQARELREWHEETARQGLADGVEFLDADAVREHVNSPTFQAGLWDRRGVAMLNPAKLAWGLKRACVELGVRVYEHTPALTLKPYGPGMAVRTPYGGIRARRVALGTNIFPNLVRRVRSYTVPVYDYALMTEPLTAAQLDSIGWKNRQGLGDSANQFHYFRLSADNRILWGGYDAIYPYGGRVRAEYDDRPETYAKLAGHFFTCFPQLEGVRFSHAWGGAIDTCSRFSAFFGTAHQSKVAYAAGYTGLGVGATRFGAEVMLDLLAGERTELTELEMVRRKPLPFPPEPFAWTGIALTKWSLARADAQGGRRNLWLRTMDRLGLGFDS comes from the coding sequence ATGGCCCCGAGCGCCATGAATCAGTGGATCGGTTCGCTCTCCGACGCCCAGCCGGTGCCGTACTGGCTGGACGACCCCGGCCGGCCCCGCCCCGAACCCGCCCTCACCACCTCCGAGACCTGCGACCTGCTGGTCGTCGGAGGCGGCTACAGCGGACTGTGGACGGCGCTGATCGCCAAGGAGCGCGACCCGCAGCGGGACGTGGTGCTGGTGGAGGGCCGCGAGGTGGGCTGGGCCGCCTCCGGCCGCAACGGCGGATTCTGCGCCGCCTCCCTCACTCACGGCCTGCCCAACGGCCTCGCCCGCTGGCCCGACGAGATCCACAAGCTCCAGGAACTGGGCGACCGCAACCTCGACGAGATCGAGGCCGCCGTCGCCCGGCACTCCATCGACTGCGACTTCGAACGCACCGGCGAGATCGACGTCGCCACCGAGCCCTACCAGGCCCGTGAGCTGCGCGAGTGGCACGAGGAGACCGCCCGGCAGGGCCTGGCCGACGGCGTCGAGTTCCTGGACGCCGACGCCGTACGGGAGCACGTGAACTCACCCACCTTCCAGGCGGGCCTGTGGGACCGCAGGGGCGTCGCCATGCTGAACCCCGCGAAGCTCGCCTGGGGCCTGAAGCGGGCCTGCGTGGAACTGGGCGTGCGCGTCTACGAGCACACCCCCGCCCTGACCCTGAAGCCGTACGGGCCCGGCATGGCCGTCCGCACCCCCTACGGCGGGATCCGCGCCCGCCGGGTCGCCCTCGGCACCAACATCTTCCCGAACCTGGTCAGACGCGTCCGCTCGTACACCGTCCCGGTCTACGACTACGCCCTGATGACCGAGCCGCTCACCGCCGCGCAGCTCGACTCGATCGGCTGGAAGAACCGCCAGGGCCTCGGAGACAGCGCCAACCAGTTCCACTACTTCCGGCTGTCCGCCGACAACCGGATCCTCTGGGGCGGCTACGACGCGATCTACCCCTACGGCGGCCGCGTCCGCGCCGAGTACGACGACCGCCCCGAGACCTACGCCAAGCTCGCCGGGCACTTCTTCACCTGCTTCCCGCAGCTGGAGGGCGTCCGCTTCAGCCACGCCTGGGGCGGCGCGATCGACACCTGCTCCCGCTTCTCGGCGTTCTTCGGCACCGCCCACCAGAGCAAGGTGGCCTACGCGGCCGGGTACACCGGCCTCGGTGTCGGCGCCACCCGGTTCGGCGCCGAGGTGATGCTGGACCTGCTCGCGGGGGAGCGCACCGAGCTCACCGAGCTGGAGATGGTCCGCAGGAAGCCCCTGCCGTTCCCGCCCGAGCCGTTCGCCTGGACGGGCATCGCCCTCACCAAGTGGTCACTGGCCCGTGCGGACGCCCAGGGCGGCCGCCGCAACCTGTGGCTGCGCACGATGGACCGGTTGGGGCTGGGATTCGACAGCTGA
- a CDS encoding phosphatase PAP2 family protein encodes MPIPANQERTTLPGSVALLLALAALLFTLITWQVVADGPLVRLDERLSRVLVNPDRCSELLADLGNVQVAVPVLAVALGYVAVRHRRAGTDRWWLPVAAAALLMALVPALVVPLKELTDRPGTPAVPPGTGYYPSGHTATAVVAYGGATLLLLPWLRTALARRALVTLCVALVLGAGYGVVRRGYHWPLDVVGSWCLCSVLLTSLWLSVRAATAPGRSQPPEP; translated from the coding sequence ATGCCGATCCCAGCGAACCAGGAACGCACCACGCTCCCGGGATCCGTCGCGCTCCTGCTCGCCCTTGCGGCCCTCCTCTTCACCCTGATCACCTGGCAGGTCGTCGCCGACGGCCCGCTCGTGCGGCTCGACGAGCGGCTCAGCCGCGTCCTGGTGAACCCGGACCGCTGCTCGGAACTCCTCGCCGACCTGGGCAACGTCCAGGTCGCGGTCCCGGTCCTCGCCGTCGCGCTCGGGTACGTCGCCGTACGCCACCGCCGTGCGGGCACGGACCGGTGGTGGCTGCCCGTCGCCGCGGCGGCGCTGCTCATGGCCCTGGTCCCGGCGCTGGTCGTCCCCCTGAAGGAGCTCACCGACCGCCCGGGCACCCCGGCCGTCCCGCCCGGCACCGGCTACTACCCCTCGGGCCACACCGCCACCGCCGTCGTCGCCTACGGTGGCGCGACCCTGCTGCTGCTCCCCTGGCTCCGCACGGCCCTGGCCCGCCGCGCCCTGGTCACCCTGTGCGTCGCCCTGGTCCTCGGCGCCGGCTACGGCGTGGTCCGCCGCGGCTACCACTGGCCACTGGACGTGGTGGGCAGCTGGTGTCTGTGTTCGGTGCTGCTGACATCGCTGTGGCTGTCCGTCCGGGCGGCGACGGCGCCCGGCCGGTCTCAACCACCGGAGCCCTGA
- the gabT gene encoding 4-aminobutyrate--2-oxoglutarate transaminase, with protein MTALPQERRVVTAIPGPKSQELQARRTAAVAQGVGSVLPVFTARAGGGIIEDVDGNRLIDFGSGIAVTSVGASAEAVVRRASAQLADFTHTCFMVTPYEGYVEVAEALAELTPGDHAKKSALFNSGAEAVENAVKIARAYTKRQAVVVFDHGYHGRTNLTMALTAKNMPYKHGFGPFAPEVYRVPVAYGYRWPTGPENAGPEAAAQAIDQISKQVGAENVAAIIIEPVLGEGGFIEPAKGFLPAISQFAKDNGIVFVADEIQSGFCRTGQWFACEDEGIVPDLITTAKGIAGGLPLAAVTGRAEIMDAAHAGGLGGTYGGNPVACAGALGSIETMKELDLNAKAKNIEAIMKARLGAMAEKFDIIGDVRGRGAMIAIELVKDRATKEPNPEATGALAKACHAEGLLVLTCGTYGNVLRFLPPLVIGEDLLTEGLDIIEQAFSRI; from the coding sequence ATGACCGCACTTCCGCAGGAGCGCCGCGTCGTCACCGCCATTCCCGGTCCGAAGTCGCAGGAGCTGCAGGCCCGCCGTACCGCCGCGGTCGCGCAGGGCGTGGGGTCCGTGCTGCCCGTGTTCACGGCGCGTGCCGGTGGCGGGATCATCGAGGACGTCGACGGGAACCGGCTGATCGACTTCGGCTCGGGCATCGCCGTGACGTCCGTGGGCGCCTCCGCCGAGGCCGTCGTACGGCGGGCGTCGGCGCAGCTCGCCGACTTCACCCACACCTGTTTCATGGTCACGCCCTACGAGGGGTACGTCGAGGTGGCCGAGGCCCTCGCCGAGCTGACCCCGGGTGACCACGCCAAGAAGAGCGCCCTGTTCAACTCCGGCGCCGAGGCCGTCGAGAACGCGGTCAAGATCGCGCGTGCGTACACCAAGCGCCAGGCCGTCGTGGTGTTCGACCACGGCTATCACGGCCGCACCAACCTCACCATGGCGCTGACCGCGAAGAACATGCCGTACAAGCACGGCTTCGGGCCGTTCGCGCCCGAGGTGTACCGGGTGCCGGTGGCCTACGGCTACCGCTGGCCGACCGGGCCCGAGAACGCCGGCCCCGAGGCCGCCGCGCAGGCCATCGACCAGATCAGCAAGCAGGTCGGCGCGGAGAACGTCGCCGCGATCATCATCGAGCCGGTGCTCGGCGAGGGTGGCTTCATCGAGCCGGCGAAGGGCTTCCTGCCGGCGATCAGCCAGTTCGCGAAGGACAACGGCATCGTCTTCGTCGCCGACGAGATCCAGTCCGGCTTCTGCCGCACGGGCCAGTGGTTCGCGTGTGAGGACGAGGGCATCGTCCCGGACCTGATCACGACGGCGAAGGGCATCGCGGGCGGTCTGCCGCTCGCGGCCGTCACCGGCCGCGCCGAGATCATGGACGCCGCGCACGCCGGCGGCCTGGGCGGCACCTACGGCGGCAACCCGGTCGCCTGCGCGGGCGCGCTCGGCTCGATCGAGACGATGAAGGAGCTCGACCTCAACGCCAAGGCGAAGAACATCGAGGCGATCATGAAGGCCCGCCTCGGTGCCATGGCCGAGAAGTTCGACATCATCGGCGACGTCCGTGGCCGCGGCGCCATGATCGCCATCGAGCTGGTCAAGGACCGCGCCACCAAGGAGCCGAACCCGGAGGCGACCGGCGCGCTCGCCAAGGCCTGCCACGCCGAGGGCCTGCTGGTCCTGACCTGTGGCACCTACGGCAACGTGCTCCGCTTCCTGCCCCCGCTGGTGATCGGCGAGGACCTGCTGACCGAGGGTCTCGACATCATCGAGCAGGCGTTCTCCCGCATCTGA